The nucleotide sequence CTTAGTTACTTAATCAGAGTAAGACAATCAAAAAGGGCCTAGTGCCCTTTTTGATTTTTTAAAATTAACGTGTTTTATAGAAACTGACATTACGAAATTCGGGCGATTCATCCAAATCCGGCCAGGTCGTCGCACTACGCTCATCCAGTTTTTCATATTGAGGATGACTAAAGTTTTTTACCCGACTGTCTGCAACCCACACCTCAGGTGCAAATTTTAAAAACTCATCCAGGAAGAAACGGTTACATTGATCATAGAGCACATCTGCGGCTAATAAAATATCCACTTTCTCTGCCTTATATAGGTCATCCAGATATTCAAGCTCGACATCATTTAGCTCTGCATTGGCACGACACGCATCTAGACTAACTTGATCGATATCACAGCAGATCACACGTTTTGCACCTGCCATTTTCGCCGCAATGGCAACTACGCCCGATCCCGCCCCAAAATCCAAAACTACTTTGTCTTTAACATGATGCGGCTCTGCCAATAGCCACTGCGCCATCGCCAAGCCTGAGGCCCAGCAAAAGATCCAGTATGGTGTATCATTCCAAATGCGACGAATCACCTCATCATCCAGCTTATCTGTTGGGAATATTGGCGGAATCAGCCACAGGGAAATGGGTGTATCCGGCAATTGCTGTGCATGTAGCTCACAGTGTGGAATCACATCATGCAAGGCTTTTAGTAGATGTTCTGGGGCTTGAGGGAGTCGGAAGGTGCAGCTCATTAGATTTCTTTTAATTAGTATTAATGTCTTTGAAGAATCTCCCCTAGCCCCTCTTTAAAAAAGAGGGGGAAACTCCATCCAAAAATAGTGATCAGAGTTCCCTCCTTTTAAAAAGGAGGGTTAGGGAGGATTTGATTAACCTAAAGCTTTTTCAGCAGCTTCAACCGTTTGACGGATTAAAGTGGTAATCGTCATTGGACCTACACCACCCGGAACTGGTGTGTAAGCAGAAGCAATTTCTTCAATGCCAACAAGTTGGATATCACCAACACCACCGCCATCACGTGGATGGAAACCAGCATCAACAACCACTGCACCTTGTTTGATCCAGTCTTTTTGAATTAATTCTGCTTTACCTACCGCACCAACAATGATATCTGCTTGCTTAACGAAGCTAGCAAGATCTTGAGTACGTGAGTGGCAAATGGTTACGGTTGCATTCGCTTCTAGCAGCATCGCAGCCATTGGTTTACCCAAAATTGCAGAACGACCTACAACTACCGCATGTTTACCAGCGATTTCAATGTTGTTCTCTTTCAGGATAGTCATAATACCCGCAGGCGTCGCTGAACCATAGGCTGCCTCACCCATTGCCATACGACCATAGCCCAGGCAAGTGACACCATCTACGTCTTTTTCAAGCGAGATTGCATCGAAACAGGCACGCTCATCAATTTGCGCAGGAACCGGGTGCTGAAGCAGAATACCGTGCACATCAGGATTTGCATTTAATTTTTCAATTTCAGCCAATAATTCTTCAGTTGTGGTTTCTTTAGGAAGTTCCACTTTGAGTGAATCCATACCAACACGGCGGCAGGCATTGCCTTTCATGCGAACATAAGTTGCAGATGCACCATCGTCACCTACCAAAATCGTCGCAAGAATTGGAGTACGACCTGATTTTGCTTTCAGCGCTTCTACGCGAGTAAACAAGTCAGCTTCAATTTGCTTCGCCAATGCACGACCGTCTAGAACTAATGCCACGGCACTTCTCCCAAGTGTTGATATGAATCAATTTTGCACATTCTACATGAATAATTTAAATATTTTCCGCCAGATGATGTTTTTATGCGCATACAGATGAATACACTATTGTTTTTTTTTCTGAGCTTGCTAATATACGCATCAACAAGACGCGGCGGGGTGGCAGAGTGGTCATGCAGCGGACTGCAACTCCGTGGACGCCGGTTCGATTCCGACCTCCGCCTCCATCTTGTTAAAGCCCGAGTGGTGAAATCGGTAGACACAGGGGATTTAAAATCCCCCGCCCACAAAGCGTGCCAGTTCGAGTCTGGCCTCGGGCACCATTCTTCTACTATAGAAAGATGGTGCAAATAAAGAACCCAGCGAAAGCTGGTTTTTTTATGTCTGTAATTTAGTTAGTCAAAAAATAAGTAAATTAAATTCCCATTTAAAGTGTCATCATTAATCAGGCCCTCCTGCTCTGCTTTCTCAATATCATCCAGCAGAACGTAAATATCCTTGCAAATCCTGTTCCAGTTTTTGCTGGAAATGAATCGGCTCAATAATTTTCACATAAGGTAACCAGTAACGCACCAAAGGCAATAACTGCATTTCGTGACGAATCTGGCAACTAATCACTAACTCTCCAGTCCCTGTTTCCTGCTCGATCTGCTGTTCTGGAAATAAACGGCGCTCTTTAAAAAAGATCGCGACTTCAGGTTGTACCTTGATTAAGACTTGCTGCTTTTGCTGCCCAAACCAGATGCTGTCTTCATCTACCAGTATTTTTAGTATTTCAGGATCATGCGCAAAGCTCTCCACCTCAGAAACCAGCTTGAGTTGTTGCACCTGACTTAAGCGATAGGTGCGCAACTTGTCCTGATCTACACCCACCAGATACCAGATACCATGATGGTGAATCAAGCGATAAGGCTTAATGATTCGCAATTGATCTGAATATTGCAACTCAACCTGCTGACGTTTATAGATTGCGCTTGCAAGCAACTTGAAATGCTCGGCAAACTGTTTGGCATCTTCAAAATAATAGCCTTTTGCCGAAAATACCTGATTTGCCCGCTCATCCAGCAATTCACGCATAAAAGACATATCCAGCGCCGGATACAGCTCACTGATCCCCGAAAGCTGGGCAAAGGTCTGGATATCCTGCAATTTAAAGCGCCCTAAATAAGAGGGTTCCAGATAATATCGTTTCTGTTCATCTTGAAGTAAGGGTAAGTAAGAGCCTAGACGATCAAAATCACGCTCAATGGTGCGGGTGCTGACCTGAAATTCTGCAGCTAGCTCTGCAGCCCGGAGTTGATATCCGACGTTTAATTTGGTCAAAATTCTGGCTAAACGCTCTGCAAGACGCTCATGTGTTGAAGCTGGGCGCTTCATAAATCCCCACTTAATACATTCTCATGTACTTATTTATCGCTAGATGTTGAATGATTATACTGAATGCCGATCAATGAATAATATTAGGACAAAGTCTAAGATATTTTTTTGCATCAGATCTTGACCCTTTATTCACCCTAAACATACAAGATCTTATTTGGATTTTCTGGATGCTTTCTTGCTTGAATGACGATTTTGTATTGTTAATCTTTCTATATAACGCTCCAGATGCAGCATCGCCCGATACATTTTATGTAACTCTACCCAGCTGATGGTTCCGCGAATAATCATTTTATGAATACGTCGTAATGCTCTTAAACTATGTTTTGAACTATATGCTGTTGAAATAATTTTCATCTTATTTTCCCTCTCACATTCATGTGAATGTTTAACCATTTGGTCGGAATTATCTATACATGCAATTTACGTGTCATAATTGACAGGTTGTGTCGAACAGTTAACATTTTTTAATTTTTATTCAAGATTTTATATATTTATTTGTAATAATATTTTACTTAAAATTAAAAAAAGCCAGTAAAATTACTGGCTTTTTTTGAATCACTTATCTCGTATTAAATAATTTCAACTACAACTTTACCCACATGCTCTCCAGTATCCATTGTGGCATGGGCATCCTGAATCTGATCGAACTTAAACGTTTTATAGATCATCGGGAGACATTCGCCTTTTGCCCACAATGGTGCAATCTGCTCTTTCAGGCCTTGTGCAATTTCCGCTTTTTCAGCCGTGCTGCGTGCACGCATGGTCGAACCGGTAATGGTCAGACGTTTCATCATGATTTGACCCAGTTTGACTTCTTTGGCCTTGGCACCACCCAAGAAAGCGATATAGACCAGACGTCCATCACGGCGCAACAAATTCAAATTACGCTCTAAATATGGTGCACCGACCATATCTAAAATGACATCGACACCACCATTGTCAGTGGCTTCATTAATAACTTGCTCAAAGTCCTGAGTTTTATAATTAATAGCCGTGGTTAAATCAGAAATAGCCGCAACTTTTTCATCTGAACCGACAGTTGCAAAAGTTTTGATTCCGAGTGATTTACATAACATTAAAGCAGTCGTACCAATCCCGCTCGTTCCACCATGTACCAGTACAGTTTCCCCTGCTTTGGCCTTACCCATCTGGAACACGTTCGCCCATACAGTAAAGAAAGTTTCAGGAATGGCCGCTGCCTGTACAAAACTTACGCCTTCAGGAATATTCAAGGTCTGGCTTTCAGGTATGACGCAATATTCAGCATAACCGCCACCATTGGTCAAACCACAGACTTGATCACCAACTTTAAACTGACTTACATCACTACCAATCGCAACCACCTCACCTGCCACTTCCAGGCCAGGAACTGGCGTTACCCCTTTCGGCATCGGATATAAGCCTTGACGCTGCAGGATATCTGGACGGTTAATACCAAAGGCATGAACTTTCACCAGAACTTCATCTGCTTTAGGTTCAGGTAAAGTCACCGTTTCATAAGCGAGTTTATCGACACCACCTGGTTCTGTAATAATGACTTGCTGCATGGTTTGTTGCGACATGATTTCTTTCCCTAATCTATGCATTTCATATATCTTGGACTTATTTGAACATAGTTAGCATGAGGAATGAAGCTACATCGGACTTATGTATAATCGGGGGACTATTCAGGAAATTGATAATAGGCCAACCATGACCCAAGTGATCGAATATAACGAAAACAATTACAGTGATTTTGAGTGGTTTGAAGGTTTTGCCGTGATTCGCTTTTATGCAGACTGGTGCAAGCCCTGTGTTCAGAATTTTCCGGTCTTTGCCGAACTGGCGACATACTATGCTGAGGTAAATCCTGAAGTTAAATTTGGCAAGATCAATGTGGATCAGTCTCCGATTTTAACCTTGCGCTATAATGCCTATGGTTTGCCTTCTACGCTTATTTTTAGAAATGGAGAAATTATTAAAAGGATTGCAGGCGTGAAAAGTTTAACTGAAATGAAAGCAATTCTGGCCTTAGTCCTCAATGATTCTTATGAATAATTACCCATGTGAAGCCAAATCTAACAAAAATATTTCTTTTAGCTCACTATCTAAATACGGAGCCTTTAATTAACTACGCCCTTTATATTCCTTTACCATTCGATCACTCACATCTTCCGGATAACACAGCGGCGCATATCCGCCTGCACGATTATAAGCACTACGCTTACCACAACGACTACCATTACTTGCAGTATTGTAAGGACACGGACAATTTCCCGGATAATTCTCAATCGACTGCTGGATTATTTTTTGCTTGATTGCTTCAACGCTTTGGCTGCTCTGTTTGGCTTCAGCTCCAAAAGCCACACACAAGCCAGCCAGCAATATTAATTTTTCATATATTCCCCAAATCTAGGGAGTATTGTATTAATTGACTAGTAAATTGAAAGATCACATTTTGACTAATCGAATGATTTTCATGCAATCAAAATTTAGGCAATAAAAAACCCGCTTTTCAGCGGGTTTCTTCAAATCAGTCCAGTCTTAAAGACGAACCAATTCCACAATCTTCTCAGCAAGTTCTTCAACTGCTTCAGCAGTTAAAGTCGTGTCTGTACCTTCAGCAGCATCGGTAATCACAACCACACCAGTTTCACGAACCAGTGCAACCTGCTCCGCATTCAAACCTGCTTTAGCAATAGCAACGATCCCTTGCTGAATCAGCAAGCTTTCTAGCGCCTGAGCATTTTCCAAAGCTTTACCAGATACAGTCACCGCAGCAGGTTTTTGACCCAAACGTGCCGCACGTGATTCCGCAGTAACAGGCTCATCGTGTGCAGACCATTCAACTGATTCTTCCACCATACCCGCACCAATCGTCACGTTATTCAAACGATCGATGAAGATAAACGAACCGGTGAAACGGCTGTCTTGATAACGGTCAAAGACTACTGGTGCATCAAATTCAACAGTTACATTGGCAATTGCATTCAGCTCAAGCTTATCTACCTGAACTTTTTCCAATGTGTTGACGTTGGTACGGTAATGAATCGCCGTTACTTTTGCCGGAACGGTTTGCGTACCAATCTTGATGTTGTACAGCTTACCCAGTACAAGTGGTTGATCTGCCATCCACACAACAGTCGCTTGAACTGAACGGGAAATATTTGGAACAGCTTGATCCGCACGAATTAACACGTTACCACGTGAAATATCAATTTCATCGTTAAGCGTTAAAGTCACTGCCTGACCTGCAACTGCATGCTCAAGATTGCCATCAAAAGTGACAATTTCTTTAACAGTCGATGATTTACCAGAAGGCAAAGCTGTTACGGTATCACCAACATTGATATCGCCAAGTGCGATCGTACCGCAGAAACCACGGAAGTCGAGGTTTGGACGGTTCACGTATTGCACAGGGAAACGGAAATCCTGCTTCGCTGAACTACGGTTAATTTCCACCGATTCAAGTGTACCCATCAGCGTTTCACCAGTGTACCATGGCGTATTGGCTGACTTGTTCACCACGTTATCGCCATTCAATGCAGAAATAGGCGTAAAGATGATATTGCTTGGTTTACGATCGCCCAATTGTGCAACGAATGCCGCATATTCAGCTTGGATTTCATTGAAACGTGTTTCAGAGAATTCCACCAAGTCCATCTTGTTGATCGCAACAATGATGTTCTTGATCCCGAGCAAACTCGCAATAAAGGTATGACGACGCGTCTGGGTTTGCACACCATAACGCGCATCAATCAAAATGATCGCAAGATCACACGTCGACGCACCTGTTGCCATGTTACGGGTGTACTGTTCGTGTCCCGGCGTATCCGCGATGATGAATTTACGTTTTTCTGTCGAGAAATAACGATATGCTACATCAATGGTAATGCCTTGCTCACGCTCTGCTTGTAAACCATCGACCAGAAGCGCCAAGTCAGGTGCATCGCCAGTCGTACCGACTTTTTTCGAGTCACGGGTCACAGCCTGTAATTGATCTTCATAAATCAATTTTGAATCGTACAGCAGACGACCGATTAACGTCGATTTACCATCGTCCACGTTACCGCAAGTCAGGAAACGCAACAGGTCTTTATTTTCATG is from Acinetobacter lwoffii and encodes:
- a CDS encoding NAD(P)H-quinone oxidoreductase, which codes for MSQQTMQQVIITEPGGVDKLAYETVTLPEPKADEVLVKVHAFGINRPDILQRQGLYPMPKGVTPVPGLEVAGEVVAIGSDVSQFKVGDQVCGLTNGGGYAEYCVIPESQTLNIPEGVSFVQAAAIPETFFTVWANVFQMGKAKAGETVLVHGGTSGIGTTALMLCKSLGIKTFATVGSDEKVAAISDLTTAINYKTQDFEQVINEATDNGGVDVILDMVGAPYLERNLNLLRRDGRLVYIAFLGGAKAKEVKLGQIMMKRLTITGSTMRARSTAEKAEIAQGLKEQIAPLWAKGECLPMIYKTFKFDQIQDAHATMDTGEHVGKVVVEII
- a CDS encoding helix-turn-helix transcriptional regulator, encoding MKRPASTHERLAERLARILTKLNVGYQLRAAELAAEFQVSTRTIERDFDRLGSYLPLLQDEQKRYYLEPSYLGRFKLQDIQTFAQLSGISELYPALDMSFMRELLDERANQVFSAKGYYFEDAKQFAEHFKLLASAIYKRQQVELQYSDQLRIIKPYRLIHHHGIWYLVGVDQDKLRTYRLSQVQQLKLVSEVESFAHDPEILKILVDEDSIWFGQQKQQVLIKVQPEVAIFFKERRLFPEQQIEQETGTGELVISCQIRHEMQLLPLVRYWLPYVKIIEPIHFQQKLEQDLQGYLRSAG
- a CDS encoding class I SAM-dependent methyltransferase: MSCTFRLPQAPEHLLKALHDVIPHCELHAQQLPDTPISLWLIPPIFPTDKLDDEVIRRIWNDTPYWIFCWASGLAMAQWLLAEPHHVKDKVVLDFGAGSGVVAIAAKMAGAKRVICCDIDQVSLDACRANAELNDVELEYLDDLYKAEKVDILLAADVLYDQCNRFFLDEFLKFAPEVWVADSRVKNFSHPQYEKLDERSATTWPDLDESPEFRNVSFYKTR
- a CDS encoding thioredoxin family protein — encoded protein: MTQVIEYNENNYSDFEWFEGFAVIRFYADWCKPCVQNFPVFAELATYYAEVNPEVKFGKINVDQSPILTLRYNAYGLPSTLIFRNGEIIKRIAGVKSLTEMKAILALVLNDSYE
- the folD gene encoding bifunctional methylenetetrahydrofolate dehydrogenase/methenyltetrahydrofolate cyclohydrolase FolD; translation: MALVLDGRALAKQIEADLFTRVEALKAKSGRTPILATILVGDDGASATYVRMKGNACRRVGMDSLKVELPKETTTEELLAEIEKLNANPDVHGILLQHPVPAQIDERACFDAISLEKDVDGVTCLGYGRMAMGEAAYGSATPAGIMTILKENNIEIAGKHAVVVGRSAILGKPMAAMLLEANATVTICHSRTQDLASFVKQADIIVGAVGKAELIQKDWIKQGAVVVDAGFHPRDGGGVGDIQLVGIEEIASAYTPVPGGVGPMTITTLIRQTVEAAEKALG
- the cysN gene encoding sulfate adenylyltransferase subunit CysN, with the translated sequence MSHQSDLISQDILGYLKQHENKDLLRFLTCGNVDDGKSTLIGRLLYDSKLIYEDQLQAVTRDSKKVGTTGDAPDLALLVDGLQAEREQGITIDVAYRYFSTEKRKFIIADTPGHEQYTRNMATGASTCDLAIILIDARYGVQTQTRRHTFIASLLGIKNIIVAINKMDLVEFSETRFNEIQAEYAAFVAQLGDRKPSNIIFTPISALNGDNVVNKSANTPWYTGETLMGTLESVEINRSSAKQDFRFPVQYVNRPNLDFRGFCGTIALGDINVGDTVTALPSGKSSTVKEIVTFDGNLEHAVAGQAVTLTLNDEIDISRGNVLIRADQAVPNISRSVQATVVWMADQPLVLGKLYNIKIGTQTVPAKVTAIHYRTNVNTLEKVQVDKLELNAIANVTVEFDAPVVFDRYQDSRFTGSFIFIDRLNNVTIGAGMVEESVEWSAHDEPVTAESRAARLGQKPAAVTVSGKALENAQALESLLIQQGIVAIAKAGLNAEQVALVRETGVVVITDAAEGTDTTLTAEAVEELAEKIVELVRL